From the Hevea brasiliensis isolate MT/VB/25A 57/8 unplaced genomic scaffold, ASM3005281v1 Scaf332, whole genome shotgun sequence genome, the window taataaaaaataattaaaaaaaatacacaGTAAAAAAAAGGATAATGCAAAAAAAACTTTATAATTGAAAAAATGTGCAATAAAATTCCAGACTTTAAAACCCAAATAAATAATTGCTGATGAAAGCAATGATGTTTAAATTAATAGTTGAATTAAGTTTACAAGTTACAAAGTTCAAATACAATCCAATTCAAGATTTACAATCCACACGTCATGGGAATTAATAATATAATCAAAGAAAAGTATATAAAAATTCTTTGTATGAGCAAAAGAAATGTTCAAATTAAAGAATCCTAATCACGGTGATTAGCTCtactaattaatattttcttcATAATAAAGTTAGGCAAAATCttcaaatagagaaaaaaaaaaaaggaatttattaataatatgacATGAAGGTCTATAATCCATGGTaggattattaaaaaaaaaaaaacctagttGGCGCAAATCAAGAGGGATTCCTAAATTCCTGTGTCATCAACTAAACCTAATTGGTGAGAGACCCAAGAGATACCTCTTGCTAATTTGCTGActcttgattattattattattattatttttataattaaatagatTAAATCCCTGTTCCAACCACTTTAATATGATTGAAAGCACATGTTCAAATCATGGTGCTAATAATTTCAACAAAACCCATAATTTTAACTAATCTACACCTTTTAACATCCCTCATCCTTATGTTAAagacccccaaaaaaaaaaaaaaaatccttcatCCTTATCTTTATTACTAATAGAAAAAGTCAAATAATACTATAATCATTAAAGCAAAAAATTATCCATTAATTTTATGTGATTTATTAATTTTGAGTTTaatcttaattaaatttaaattaataaaaaaataaaaatttaatgaagtttcgcaaaatgtaaaatataaaaattgtaaaaaaataaaaataaaaataaaaaataaatgaatctTAACTCAGCTATTTATAAAATTGCGAGATATTAGTTCAAATCTTAATAACAAAGAATATAAAAAACATAAAcccattttttctttttctttttttttttccttttctttattaATATACAGAATAAAAATTTACAATGCCATAGTCAAGTATATCAGCTGAAAGAGATAATATGCAATAAGGTTGAGGGAATTCCAAATCCAATCCCTGTGCATGAAACCCATTTTTCAGCCAAATATAATCTCCATACTCCAGACCCACACCACCTACTTGAAAATGAAGAAACCAGCTGTGCATGTTGGCAATGTCCAAGGTGAAGACAAATCTCCAACACATTATTGCTACACCATTTCCATTTAGACATTGCACATCCTGACACTAAACCACTGCATGCAGCTTCCTAGCTGTATAAATTAATCAAACTGCTGCTGCTTTATTATTCAGCAGATATTAAACCAACAAAATATTACTACCAATAATAATTTTAGCCTAAttgttctcaaaaaaaaaaaaaatttttttagccTAATTAATTAATGAACAATTAATAATATTTCATCTCTTTCTAATCCCAAATTTTTCTTTGGTCTCATTTGCTTACAAGTTACAGGCTAAAGAAACTTCAAGACAAAAACAAAGGAAaggaaatcatttttttttttttttttttgtggaagacgtctcttcttcttcttctaaaaCTCTAAGGAACAGAACAGAAGTGAGATTGGGCTGATCTTGAAAGAATTAATGGTTATGTTTCTAGAAATCCAGTCAACCTAAGAATTGAATTCCTAACTTGGCTCAAATCCCTTCCTTTTAATGTCCTTCCATTTCCAGTGCAAACAGAGAATGCCATTTTCCCTTGAATTCTCCTCCCAATTATAACATGCGGCGGAATCAATTCCTCTCTATCAAATTCCTCTTCAAAATCATCACCAGCCTCCGAAAACTGCAACACATTGCTGCAAGGGATATTCACAGGCACGGAAGAACAAGTTGTTGTCGATTTCTTCTGCTTCTTTATGTTGCCACTccgattactattattattattttgacgaTCCATTTCCTTGAAGCCgatgtggtggtggtggtcggAGAAAATGATATCGGATTCCTGAAACTCTTCGGCGGCCATGTAATAAACGGAAGAAAAGGTGTGAAGAAAGGAGATATAACTGTAGAGAGAAGGAGAAGGGGAGAGATTTATAGAGGAGAATCTGAAATCGTAGAGAGTACACTATTGATTGTTTCGTTTGTGTTGATAGATGGCGTCACTCCATTGGAGTTGATTGCGGTCCCCGCTTTCTCTCTCTCTTACTTGTGGCTTACGGCTTTTTGTTTCTACTTTGTATTGTAGCTTCCATTATGCTGGTCAAGAGTCGGTTCGACTCCTCAATTAAATTCAGATTAATCTGAATTTATGATTCGTTTAATTGGGGATTAATTAGAGACTCCCCCTTGAGTCGTTGAATCAAGCCAAATTGAAACTAATTGTTACGATCATTATTTTTTAGGTGGTTCAAATTAATATATATgctcaaaaaaataaattgtacTTTTAAATAAGAGTGTGTGGTTTTAATTTAATTAAGGATTTGTCAATTTCAATTTAGTTTTGTGTCGATTCTTTATTGTTTTAGTTTTGACTCTAATTTGATACGGTTCTTGGTTCTAGTTTAGTTTGGTacgatttcaatttaatttttaatttttaaaataattttatgtaattatttttttaaaaagtcataattaacttttaaaatttcaaatagcttattaatatataatatatcatataatatatcttttaattatttttaaattatataatatttaactataaaatataaatattattacgaATTAACATatgtataatataataatatatttataattaagaattataggataatttaatatatttataactaaaattattaaaaaaaatatagagaaataaaatataatattattgtgCATTtagtataattatataaatatataatacatctaaaaaaattaaaaaagatatgtataaattcaaattttgattcgattctaatttagtatatttttattcaattttaatataattttaatttaattcttaatgaaaaactaaaatcgaattaaagtataaaaaaaatttcatctcGGTGTAATTTTTTAATTCGATTCAATTCTTCAAAAATTATAGCTTCAAAGAGTTTCACTCGaattaaatgatttttttaatgaaattaaaatcataaaaattgaaattaaaatcatatttaaatcaaattaaaattaaaatgaaattgataaaaaactgaaattaattaaaatcggATTGATTCCATCTAACTTTAATATACTTTTTCTCAAATTGGACTAAAAAACAACTCAATTCGATCTGGTGAATAGGCCTAGCTTCCAACTTCTTAAAAATATTTGAGAATGAAAtaacttttttaataatatatatatatattattttaataatattaatataaattattcgaGCTAATTAACTTGTAAGTAGAAATTACGAAGCCAAAACCATTGAAATCTGTAATATTCACTAATGATTGGGATAAAACGCGTAGGCGTGAAGCCACAAATTCAACGACCAGCACTGTCACAAGCAGCTGCGGCTGCCGCACCCGGCGGCTCATGCTCCGCGTCAGAGCAAGATGGGTCCCATTTATAAAAATACGCCAAAAGGAGGAGGGGAGGTGAGGTCCACCTAATCTATGGCGCTAAATCACAGAGAATGAATTCCAATACGACAAAGCATTTTTCCACTGGACACGTGTGTTCATGACGTCATGAGAAGtctaaattatattatttgagGTGCCACGTAGCCAGCGCAGTTGTCGTGCAAGTCATTGTAATGGCTATTTTCTGGTTTGTTAATTATTTGGTGGCACACAGTGGAATCTCAATCTCCATTGAAGGCCTGCCAACGGATAGCGTGAAAAATAACTTAATAATATATTTCGTTTTATTAACTGAAAACACAAGctactaaaattttaaaaataaaatttaagaaaattaattgtATTTCATGTCATTTAAATtgcttataaattaaattaaatattaaattattacatTAGTTAAAATTAAAGATTTGAAATGGGAAAGAAATGTATAAATTTCCACAAGAAGGAACCTAAAATTATATAAGGTTGTAGAAAATTAATTACGAaaagaaaaatagagaaaaaggATTGGTTGAACTAAAAGAGAAATACATTTTTGAAAGAGTTCCCATAAAAGGGTACTTGACGTACATGTTCTCTTTTTCAAGATAATGACTACGCACAAAGTTTCGTAGCTGTTGCTTTTTGGCAATTTTTACTTTGCATGCGTATTTGcttgatatttttattataatgatGCTGATAATGACTTCATTCTCATCTAATCATCAATCAATCAATCAAACTAGCTTTATACAAGTACATGAAATTTAACAGTACAAACAATAATATTGACGTAAAactcatttatatatataaactgaAGTTACATAATTATATTTTTCAATTTATTGATCAAAGATTAGCATAATTGTCATAAGTTTGCTTTAGAACTtttcttggtttaaactttggaTGTGCTCATCAATCTTCTATGTATTGCCAAATACCAAAAGCCCAACTAGCTCAAACCCAAAACGTTGTGTTGTTATCTTATTTCGGTTAAGGTTGTATGGATTTCAGAAGTTGAGCTTAGCAGCCTGCGGCCCACAAGAGGTCCAGGCATGGAAGTTCCAGATTCAATATTTACACATATCAAGAAACTAAAATTATTATTCAAGTTCTAGCCAACCAAATTATAAAATATTCAATGATGAAAAATCTTGAATGTTCTTCATGCTCGTACTCTAAAAATCCTGAAACAgaatgaataaataaagaagaaaagCCTATGCTAGAGACACTGCAACGGGGCTTCTCACATAATGATAACTATCAGTCCAAGTGTACCAGCCAAAGGCAAAGTCATCCTTATAATACTTCTTTGCAGTATGAGCATCTCTTGCTCTAACTGTTAAAGTGAAGCTTATCTTTTGCCCAACTTTATCGAAGTACAAAATACTTGGCGAGGCTTTAATGGAAATTCCCTTAGGTGGTTTGGCAGTGAAGAAGTAGACACTTTTGGCAGCACCAACATTCGTCACATTCCTCTTAACTATTACAGTGCCATTCAGTTTAGGAATTGAAACCGATGGATAGTTCAAATTGTATGTTGGCTCCAATGTTGCTTTTTTTGGGCAATGATAATCGCCCACTTTTGAATATCCATAGTTGCAAAGGTAGGCAATGTAGTCGTCATAGGATGCATCATACACTAGACCAGGGTCTGCTGCCTTGGCTGGTCGGAAGTGACCAGAACCGAATTGGAAAGGATCTGCAATTTTACCT encodes:
- the LOC110646695 gene encoding protein S40-1 yields the protein MAAEEFQESDIIFSDHHHHIGFKEMDRQNNNNSNRSGNIKKQKKSTTTCSSVPVNIPCSNVLQFSEAGDDFEEEFDREELIPPHVIIGRRIQGKMAFSVCTGNGRTLKGRDLSQVRNSILRLTGFLET